The proteins below come from a single Cannabis sativa cultivar Pink pepper isolate KNU-18-1 chromosome 3, ASM2916894v1, whole genome shotgun sequence genomic window:
- the LOC133036019 gene encoding uncharacterized protein LOC133036019: MDDQRNVRRQGELLETGGGRGGRNPQNPRGCGRGRGRVPRGGKENPPQALVDWEQRDVTRMTWEEFRELFNAKYYNEAVRSAKQKEFVELVQGEGAVKFLQETRESSGVGGITILPMSGPEKESGGSTFEQKKRTFPSSGSSGQGKRFRGNQNRGGRQTYSYPECPRCKKHHPGTCNRRACFQCRSVGHLRKDCPQWKKEEPKPEVKPVPAPARVFAITQADAAASPSFDRPSDILETGFGTLLPNGELIISRKWIRSVIIRIEDRELNADLVELPLAKFDIILGMDFLSKYSASIDCKRKMVTFEPENEEPFVFVGSVQGSRVPRISALKARDLLRNGCVGFLAVVVDSSKPVLLRPEEVKVVKEFLDVFPEELPGIPPQREIDFIIDLIPGAEPVSKAPYRMAPAELKELKIQLQGMLDLGFTRPSVSPWGAPVLFVKKKDGTLRMCIDYRELNKLTIKNKYPLPRIDDLFDQLQGKMVFSKIELRSGYHQLRIREEDIPKTPFRTRYGHYEFLVMSFGLTNAPAAFMDLMNRVFKDFLDNFVIVFIDDILVYSRSEAEHEQHLRMVLQRLRDHKLYAKFKKCEF; encoded by the exons ATGGATGACCAGCGAAACGTTAGAAGGCAGGGTGAGTTGCTTGAGACTggaggtggtcggggtggtagaaatccccaaaacccccgtGGGTGCGGTAGAGGCCGCGGTAGAGTCCCGAGAGGTGGAAAGGAGAATCCACCTCAGGCCCTGGTTGATTGGGAAcaaag GGATGTGACcagaatgacctgggaagagtttCGGGAATTATTCAACGCcaaatattataatgaggcggtccgcagtgcaaagcagAAGGAATTTGTAGAGTTGGTACAAGGTGAGG GAGCAGTTAAATTTCTGCAAGAAACCCGAGAGTCTTCTGGTGTTGGTGGGATCACTATTCTCCCTATGTCTGGTCCTGAAAAAGAAAGTGGGGGTTCTACCTTTGAACAGAAGAAAAGAACTTTTCCATCTTCGGGAAGTTCAGGACAAGGAAAAAGGTTTCGAGGAAACCAGAACAGAGGAGGACGTCAGACTTATtcctatcctgagtgcccgcgtTGCAAGAAGCATCACCCCGGAACTTGTAACCGGAGAGCCTGCTTTCAGTGTCGTTCGGTGGGACATCTCAGGAAGGACTGTCCTCAGTGGAAGAAAGAGGAACCAAAACCTGAGGTCAAACCTGTGCCTGCACCTGCTCGCGTCTTTGCTATAACCCAGGCTGATGCTGCTGCCAGCCCTTCA TTTGATAGACCTAGTGATATTCTCgagacggggtttggaaccctgctGCCTAATggagaattaattatttcaagaaagtggattagatctgtaataattagaattgaagataGAGAATTAAATGCTGATCTTGTGGAGTTACCATTGGCCAAATTCGATATTATACTTGGTATGGACTTTTTGTCCAAatactctgctagtattgattgtaaacggaaaatggtgacttttgaaccggagaatgaggaaccttttgtttttgttggttcggtcCAAGGTTCTCGTGTTCCAAGAATCTCAGCGTTGAAAGCTAGGGATTTGTTACGTAATGGATGTGTTGGATTCCTAGCAGTGGTAGTGGATTCTAGTAAACCTGTGCTTCTTCGACCTGAAGAAGTTAAAGTGGTTAAGGAATTCCTGGATGTGTTTCCAGAGGAATTGCCTGGaataccacctcagcgggagatagattttatcattgatttaattcctggagcagaacctgtttcaaaggcaccttaccgaatggcacctgctgaattaaaggaactgaagatacaactccaagggatgttggatctagggttcactcggcctagtgtgtctccttggggagcccctgtgctatttgtgaagaagaaagacggaaccttgcggatgtgtattgattatcgggagctgaataagttaaccattaagaataaatatcctctgcccagaattgacgatttgtttgatcaacttcagggcaaaaTGGTATTCTCTAAGATTGAATTGAGATCTggatatcatcagttgagaattcgagaagaggatattCCAAAGACACCCTTCCGAACCAGGTATGGTcattacgagttcctggttatgtcttttgggttaACGAATGCTCCAGCagcttttatggatctcatgaatagggtattcaaggatttcctcgataattttgtaattgtatttatcgatgatattcttgtatactctcggtcagaagcagaacatgagcaacatcttcgaatggttctgcagcgacttagagatcataaactctatgcaaagttcaaaaagtgtgagttc